Proteins from a genomic interval of Thunnus thynnus chromosome 5, fThuThy2.1, whole genome shotgun sequence:
- the zmp:0000001167 gene encoding protein phosphatase 1 regulatory subunit 12A isoform X1 encodes MAATDHSRSEAAKQRRQDQLQRWLGSETDQTGSEAREMSSGSGTRRARVRFAQGAVFMAACSAGDREEVAALLRQGADINHANIDGLTALHQACIDENAEMVQFLVENGSDVNTGDNEGWTPLHAAASCGFIQIVKYLIEHNAQVGAVNSEGELPLDVATEDQMERLLKAEIKKQGIDVDKARKEEERIMLQDAMAVLAGSGTLTPHPNTKATALHVAAAKGYIEVLKVLLQCGVDVDSRDIDGWTSLHAAAHWGQEEVCTLLADNMCDMGAVNNVGQTPLDVADENLVDTLEELQKKQNALRTEKEKQTPVIETSPQISMVPVRTRRTSISRMSSKEKICLHEREKHPPPALQSSPAEDEEEEGQTAQSQSQSQAKASSSSSSEEESESESDAESEKAKNREIINNLNNKRNTTSLLPTSMSTSTATSQAKKQESSKPPATEAPGSWRTSLRKAGSSVTLGSAGLTDSSQDSSRPPESGLGMTRSASSPRLSTEADTKEPRLARVPPIPTRRLFSIPDSSPDNSNSWLSRSSSYTRRLHSQSGNDLTSSNPYLPHSSSYGKRLDDPTMTSASTGTSSTGLSRLNSVLAQRLPQEQTEKKDQSAVPTSNSQNTTTGEPETKQRRKSYLTPVRDEEAEAQRKARSRHARQSRRSTQGVTLTDLQEAEKTMNTMKMENKGREKEEEEKEKEKEAKPKKGEEGEVSWRSRIASLQKSDLLGLTQPAGTPRTQTSDRKDVEASTGESETERWARERRERRQARARRKAQRTGESDDNDPSGEEEFSGSRLDPQSDQHLRSRSHISCNDRTQGGGSETKDFKKLFEEVSRENSQLQSQLQDTQRIVNQTRLDLEKATQRQERFSDCSALLDLERKDRRMLERRMAELEEELKVLVDLRADNQRLKDENGALIRVISKLSK; translated from the exons ATGGCGGCCACTGACCATTCCCGGTCCGAAGCTGCCAAACAGCGACGGCAGGATCAGCTGCAGCGATGGCTGGGTTCGGAGACGGATCAGACGGGGTCGGAGGCCCGGGAAATGTCGAGCGGTTCCGGGACGCGGCGGGCGAGAGTCCGGTTCGCCCAAGGAGCTGTGTTTATGGCCGCCTGCTCCGCCGGAGACCGGGAGGAGGTGGCAGCGCTGCTCCGGCAGGGAGCTGACATCAACCACGCCAACATAGACGGACTGACAGCGCTTCATCAG GCCTGCATCGACGAAAACGCTGAGATGGTGCAGTTTCTGGTGGAGAACGGGAGCGATGTCAACACGGGGGACAACGAGGGCTGGACTCCTCTGCACGCTGCAGCCTCCTGCGGCTTCATCCAGATCGTTAA GTACCTGATAGAGCACAACGCTCAAGTCGGGGCAGTGAACAGTGAAGGAGAGCTTCCTCTGGATGTGGCCACTGAAGACCAAATGGAGCGACTGCTCAAAGCTGAAATCAAAAAACAAG GAATAGACGTGGACAAGGCtcgaaaggaggaggagaggatcaTGCTTCAGGACGCCATGGCAGTGCTGGCAGGAAGTGGCACTCTCACACCTCACCCAAACACCAAGGCGACAGCTCTGCACGTCGCCGCTGCCAAGGGCTACATCGAAGTCCTGAA GGTGCTCTTGCAATGTGGGGTTGATGTGGACAGCAGGGACATCGATGGGTGGACGTCCCTGCACGCAGCAGCTCACTGGGGGCAAGAAGAAGTGTGCACCCTGCTTGCTGACAACATGTGCGACATGGGTGCCGTCAACAACGTG GGCCAAACACCTCTAGATGTTGCAGATGAGAACCTAGTGGACACTCTGGAGGAGCTACAGAAGAAACAGAACGCT CTACGCACCGAGAAGGAGAAACAGACTCCTGTTATTGAGACCAGCCCGCAAATTTCCATGGTACCGGTTCGCACACGCAG GACTTCTATCTCTCGTATGAGCAGTAAGGAGAAAATCTGCCTTCATGAGCGGGAGAAGCATCCGCCTCCTGCCCTGCAGAGCAGCCCGGctgaggacgaggaggaggaaggccAGACGGCGCAGAGCCAGTCTCAAAGCCAGGCGAAAgcctccagcagctccagctcTGAGGAGGAGAGTGAATCTGAGAGTGACGCGGAGTCTG AGAAAGCGAAAAACCGAGAGATCATAAACAACTTGAACAACAAACGCAACACCACCAGCCTCCTTCCTACCTCCATGTCAACGAGTACTGCTACAAGCCAAGCTAAAAAG CAAGAATCAAGCAAGCCCCCAGCAACCGAGGCCCCGGGCTCCTGGAGAACGTCTCTGAGGAAGGCAGGCAGCTCGGTGACTCTGGGCTCAGCTGGACTGACTGACTCCAGCCAGGACTCCAGCAGGCCACCAGAGTCCGGTCTAGGCATGACCCGCTCTGCCTCCAGCCCCCGCCTCAGCACCGAGGCTGACACTAAG GAGCCAAGGCTCGCTCGGGTGCCGCCTATTCCAACACGGAGACTCTTCAGTATTCCAGACAGCAGCCCTGACAACTCCAACAG ttggTTAAGCCGTAGCTCCTCTTACACCCGGCGCCTTCATAGTCAATCAGGGAATGATCTCACTAGTTCCAACCCTTATTTGCCTCACAG CTCATCTTATGGAAAGAGACTGGATGACCCCACCATGACCTCAGCTAGCACAGGAACGAGCTCTACTGGACTCAGCCGCCTTAATAGTGTCTTGGCCCAgag ACTTCCTCAGgaacagacagagaagaaggaCCAGTCTGCCGTCCCCACCTCCAACTCTCAGAACACGACTACAGGCGAACCGGAGACCAAGCAGAGACGCAA GTCCTATCTGACACCTGTGCGAGATGAGGAGGCAGAGGCACAAAGGAAAGCTCGCTCCCGGCACGCACGGCAGTCTCGTCGCTCCACTCAG GGGGTGACACTAACAGATCTTCAGGAGGCTGAGAAGACCATGAATACCATGAAGATGGAGAacaaagggagagaaaaggaggaggaagagaaggaaaaagagaaggaagcAAAACCTAAGAAGGGAGAGGAAGGG GAAGTGAGCTGGAGGTCTCGTATTGCCAGTCTGCAGAAGTCAGACCTGCTGGGCCTCACGCAGCCCGCTGGCACCCCGCGGACTCAGACCTCTGACAGGAAAG ATGTTGAGGCCAGCACAGGGGAGAGTGAGACAGAGCGATGGGCCCGGGAGCGCAGGGAGAGGAGACAAGCTCGGGCCAGAAGAAAGGCACAGAGGACCGGGGAG AGTGATGACAATGATCCCAGTGGAGAGGAAGAGTTCTCAGGCAGCAGGCTGGAtccacag TCAGACCAGCACTTGAGATCCAG gTCGCACATATCCTGTAACGACCGTACCCAAGGAGGAGGCTCCGAGACCAAGGACTTTAAGAAG ttgTTTGAGGAGGTGTCCAGAGAAAACAGCCAGCTCCAGTCTCAGCTGCAGGACACTCAGAGGATTGTCAATCAGACTAGGTTGGACCTGGAAAAGGCCACACAg AGACAGGAGCGCTTCAGTGACTGCTCAGCCCTGCTGGACCTGGAGAGAAAG GACCGGAGGATGTTGGAGCGGCGTATggcagagctggaggaggagctgaag GTTCTGGTTGACCTGAGAGCAGACAACCAGCGTCTTAAAGATGAAAATGGAGCACTGATCCGTGTCATCAGCAAACTCTCCAaatag
- the zmp:0000001167 gene encoding protein phosphatase 1 regulatory subunit 12A isoform X4, which translates to MAATDHSRSEAAKQRRQDQLQRWLGSETDQTGSEAREMSSGSGTRRARVRFAQGAVFMAACSAGDREEVAALLRQGADINHANIDGLTALHQACIDENAEMVQFLVENGSDVNTGDNEGWTPLHAAASCGFIQIVKYLIEHNAQVGAVNSEGELPLDVATEDQMERLLKAEIKKQGIDVDKARKEEERIMLQDAMAVLAGSGTLTPHPNTKATALHVAAAKGYIEVLKVLLQCGVDVDSRDIDGWTSLHAAAHWGQEEVCTLLADNMCDMGAVNNVGQTPLDVADENLVDTLEELQKKQNALRTEKEKQTPVIETSPQISMVPVRTRRTSISRMSSKEKICLHEREKHPPPALQSSPAEDEEEEGQTAQSQSQSQAKASSSSSSEEESESESDAESEKAKNREIINNLNNKRNTTSLLPTSMSTSTATSQAKKQESSKPPATEAPGSWRTSLRKAGSSVTLGSAGLTDSSQDSSRPPESGLGMTRSASSPRLSTEADTKEPRLARVPPIPTRRLFSIPDSSPDNSNSSSYGKRLDDPTMTSASTGTSSTGLSRLNSVLAQRLPQEQTEKKDQSAVPTSNSQNTTTGEPETKQRRKSYLTPVRDEEAEAQRKARSRHARQSRRSTQGVTLTDLQEAEKTMNTMKMENKGREKEEEEKEKEKEAKPKKGEEGEVSWRSRIASLQKSDLLGLTQPAGTPRTQTSDRKDVEASTGESETERWARERRERRQARARRKAQRTGESDDNDPSGEEEFSGSRLDPQSDQHLRSRSHISCNDRTQGGGSETKDFKKLFEEVSRENSQLQSQLQDTQRIVNQTRLDLEKATQRQERFSDCSALLDLERKDRRMLERRMAELEEELKVLVDLRADNQRLKDENGALIRVISKLSK; encoded by the exons ATGGCGGCCACTGACCATTCCCGGTCCGAAGCTGCCAAACAGCGACGGCAGGATCAGCTGCAGCGATGGCTGGGTTCGGAGACGGATCAGACGGGGTCGGAGGCCCGGGAAATGTCGAGCGGTTCCGGGACGCGGCGGGCGAGAGTCCGGTTCGCCCAAGGAGCTGTGTTTATGGCCGCCTGCTCCGCCGGAGACCGGGAGGAGGTGGCAGCGCTGCTCCGGCAGGGAGCTGACATCAACCACGCCAACATAGACGGACTGACAGCGCTTCATCAG GCCTGCATCGACGAAAACGCTGAGATGGTGCAGTTTCTGGTGGAGAACGGGAGCGATGTCAACACGGGGGACAACGAGGGCTGGACTCCTCTGCACGCTGCAGCCTCCTGCGGCTTCATCCAGATCGTTAA GTACCTGATAGAGCACAACGCTCAAGTCGGGGCAGTGAACAGTGAAGGAGAGCTTCCTCTGGATGTGGCCACTGAAGACCAAATGGAGCGACTGCTCAAAGCTGAAATCAAAAAACAAG GAATAGACGTGGACAAGGCtcgaaaggaggaggagaggatcaTGCTTCAGGACGCCATGGCAGTGCTGGCAGGAAGTGGCACTCTCACACCTCACCCAAACACCAAGGCGACAGCTCTGCACGTCGCCGCTGCCAAGGGCTACATCGAAGTCCTGAA GGTGCTCTTGCAATGTGGGGTTGATGTGGACAGCAGGGACATCGATGGGTGGACGTCCCTGCACGCAGCAGCTCACTGGGGGCAAGAAGAAGTGTGCACCCTGCTTGCTGACAACATGTGCGACATGGGTGCCGTCAACAACGTG GGCCAAACACCTCTAGATGTTGCAGATGAGAACCTAGTGGACACTCTGGAGGAGCTACAGAAGAAACAGAACGCT CTACGCACCGAGAAGGAGAAACAGACTCCTGTTATTGAGACCAGCCCGCAAATTTCCATGGTACCGGTTCGCACACGCAG GACTTCTATCTCTCGTATGAGCAGTAAGGAGAAAATCTGCCTTCATGAGCGGGAGAAGCATCCGCCTCCTGCCCTGCAGAGCAGCCCGGctgaggacgaggaggaggaaggccAGACGGCGCAGAGCCAGTCTCAAAGCCAGGCGAAAgcctccagcagctccagctcTGAGGAGGAGAGTGAATCTGAGAGTGACGCGGAGTCTG AGAAAGCGAAAAACCGAGAGATCATAAACAACTTGAACAACAAACGCAACACCACCAGCCTCCTTCCTACCTCCATGTCAACGAGTACTGCTACAAGCCAAGCTAAAAAG CAAGAATCAAGCAAGCCCCCAGCAACCGAGGCCCCGGGCTCCTGGAGAACGTCTCTGAGGAAGGCAGGCAGCTCGGTGACTCTGGGCTCAGCTGGACTGACTGACTCCAGCCAGGACTCCAGCAGGCCACCAGAGTCCGGTCTAGGCATGACCCGCTCTGCCTCCAGCCCCCGCCTCAGCACCGAGGCTGACACTAAG GAGCCAAGGCTCGCTCGGGTGCCGCCTATTCCAACACGGAGACTCTTCAGTATTCCAGACAGCAGCCCTGACAACTCCAACAG CTCATCTTATGGAAAGAGACTGGATGACCCCACCATGACCTCAGCTAGCACAGGAACGAGCTCTACTGGACTCAGCCGCCTTAATAGTGTCTTGGCCCAgag ACTTCCTCAGgaacagacagagaagaaggaCCAGTCTGCCGTCCCCACCTCCAACTCTCAGAACACGACTACAGGCGAACCGGAGACCAAGCAGAGACGCAA GTCCTATCTGACACCTGTGCGAGATGAGGAGGCAGAGGCACAAAGGAAAGCTCGCTCCCGGCACGCACGGCAGTCTCGTCGCTCCACTCAG GGGGTGACACTAACAGATCTTCAGGAGGCTGAGAAGACCATGAATACCATGAAGATGGAGAacaaagggagagaaaaggaggaggaagagaaggaaaaagagaaggaagcAAAACCTAAGAAGGGAGAGGAAGGG GAAGTGAGCTGGAGGTCTCGTATTGCCAGTCTGCAGAAGTCAGACCTGCTGGGCCTCACGCAGCCCGCTGGCACCCCGCGGACTCAGACCTCTGACAGGAAAG ATGTTGAGGCCAGCACAGGGGAGAGTGAGACAGAGCGATGGGCCCGGGAGCGCAGGGAGAGGAGACAAGCTCGGGCCAGAAGAAAGGCACAGAGGACCGGGGAG AGTGATGACAATGATCCCAGTGGAGAGGAAGAGTTCTCAGGCAGCAGGCTGGAtccacag TCAGACCAGCACTTGAGATCCAG gTCGCACATATCCTGTAACGACCGTACCCAAGGAGGAGGCTCCGAGACCAAGGACTTTAAGAAG ttgTTTGAGGAGGTGTCCAGAGAAAACAGCCAGCTCCAGTCTCAGCTGCAGGACACTCAGAGGATTGTCAATCAGACTAGGTTGGACCTGGAAAAGGCCACACAg AGACAGGAGCGCTTCAGTGACTGCTCAGCCCTGCTGGACCTGGAGAGAAAG GACCGGAGGATGTTGGAGCGGCGTATggcagagctggaggaggagctgaag GTTCTGGTTGACCTGAGAGCAGACAACCAGCGTCTTAAAGATGAAAATGGAGCACTGATCCGTGTCATCAGCAAACTCTCCAaatag
- the zmp:0000001167 gene encoding protein phosphatase 1 regulatory subunit 12A isoform X3, protein MAATDHSRSEAAKQRRQDQLQRWLGSETDQTGSEAREMSSGSGTRRARVRFAQGAVFMAACSAGDREEVAALLRQGADINHANIDGLTALHQACIDENAEMVQFLVENGSDVNTGDNEGWTPLHAAASCGFIQIVKYLIEHNAQVGAVNSEGELPLDVATEDQMERLLKAEIKKQGIDVDKARKEEERIMLQDAMAVLAGSGTLTPHPNTKATALHVAAAKGYIEVLKVLLQCGVDVDSRDIDGWTSLHAAAHWGQEEVCTLLADNMCDMGAVNNVGQTPLDVADENLVDTLEELQKKQNALRTEKEKQTPVIETSPQISMVPVRTRRTSISRMSSKEKICLHEREKHPPPALQSSPAEDEEEEGQTAQSQSQSQAKASSSSSSEEESESESDAESEKAKNREIINNLNNKRNTTSLLPTSMSTSTATSQAKKQESSKPPATEAPGSWRTSLRKAGSSVTLGSAGLTDSSQDSSRPPESGLGMTRSASSPRLSTEADTKEPRLARVPPIPTRRLFSIPDSSPDNSNSWLSRSSSYTRRLHSQSGNDLTSSNPYLPHSSSYGKRLDDPTMTSASTGTSSTGLSRLNSVLAQRLPQEQTEKKDQSAVPTSNSQNTTTGEPETKQRRKSYLTPVRDEEAEAQRKARSRHARQSRRSTQGVTLTDLQEAEKTMNTMKMENKGREKEEEEKEKEKEAKPKKGEEGEVSWRSRIASLQKSDLLGLTQPAGTPRTQTSDRKDVEASTGESETERWARERRERRQARARRKAQRTGESDDNDPSGEEEFSGSRLDPQSDQHLRSRSHISCNDRTQGGGSETKDFKKLFEEVSRENSQLQSQLQDTQRIVNQTRLDLEKATQRQERFSDCSALLDLERKVLVDLRADNQRLKDENGALIRVISKLSK, encoded by the exons ATGGCGGCCACTGACCATTCCCGGTCCGAAGCTGCCAAACAGCGACGGCAGGATCAGCTGCAGCGATGGCTGGGTTCGGAGACGGATCAGACGGGGTCGGAGGCCCGGGAAATGTCGAGCGGTTCCGGGACGCGGCGGGCGAGAGTCCGGTTCGCCCAAGGAGCTGTGTTTATGGCCGCCTGCTCCGCCGGAGACCGGGAGGAGGTGGCAGCGCTGCTCCGGCAGGGAGCTGACATCAACCACGCCAACATAGACGGACTGACAGCGCTTCATCAG GCCTGCATCGACGAAAACGCTGAGATGGTGCAGTTTCTGGTGGAGAACGGGAGCGATGTCAACACGGGGGACAACGAGGGCTGGACTCCTCTGCACGCTGCAGCCTCCTGCGGCTTCATCCAGATCGTTAA GTACCTGATAGAGCACAACGCTCAAGTCGGGGCAGTGAACAGTGAAGGAGAGCTTCCTCTGGATGTGGCCACTGAAGACCAAATGGAGCGACTGCTCAAAGCTGAAATCAAAAAACAAG GAATAGACGTGGACAAGGCtcgaaaggaggaggagaggatcaTGCTTCAGGACGCCATGGCAGTGCTGGCAGGAAGTGGCACTCTCACACCTCACCCAAACACCAAGGCGACAGCTCTGCACGTCGCCGCTGCCAAGGGCTACATCGAAGTCCTGAA GGTGCTCTTGCAATGTGGGGTTGATGTGGACAGCAGGGACATCGATGGGTGGACGTCCCTGCACGCAGCAGCTCACTGGGGGCAAGAAGAAGTGTGCACCCTGCTTGCTGACAACATGTGCGACATGGGTGCCGTCAACAACGTG GGCCAAACACCTCTAGATGTTGCAGATGAGAACCTAGTGGACACTCTGGAGGAGCTACAGAAGAAACAGAACGCT CTACGCACCGAGAAGGAGAAACAGACTCCTGTTATTGAGACCAGCCCGCAAATTTCCATGGTACCGGTTCGCACACGCAG GACTTCTATCTCTCGTATGAGCAGTAAGGAGAAAATCTGCCTTCATGAGCGGGAGAAGCATCCGCCTCCTGCCCTGCAGAGCAGCCCGGctgaggacgaggaggaggaaggccAGACGGCGCAGAGCCAGTCTCAAAGCCAGGCGAAAgcctccagcagctccagctcTGAGGAGGAGAGTGAATCTGAGAGTGACGCGGAGTCTG AGAAAGCGAAAAACCGAGAGATCATAAACAACTTGAACAACAAACGCAACACCACCAGCCTCCTTCCTACCTCCATGTCAACGAGTACTGCTACAAGCCAAGCTAAAAAG CAAGAATCAAGCAAGCCCCCAGCAACCGAGGCCCCGGGCTCCTGGAGAACGTCTCTGAGGAAGGCAGGCAGCTCGGTGACTCTGGGCTCAGCTGGACTGACTGACTCCAGCCAGGACTCCAGCAGGCCACCAGAGTCCGGTCTAGGCATGACCCGCTCTGCCTCCAGCCCCCGCCTCAGCACCGAGGCTGACACTAAG GAGCCAAGGCTCGCTCGGGTGCCGCCTATTCCAACACGGAGACTCTTCAGTATTCCAGACAGCAGCCCTGACAACTCCAACAG ttggTTAAGCCGTAGCTCCTCTTACACCCGGCGCCTTCATAGTCAATCAGGGAATGATCTCACTAGTTCCAACCCTTATTTGCCTCACAG CTCATCTTATGGAAAGAGACTGGATGACCCCACCATGACCTCAGCTAGCACAGGAACGAGCTCTACTGGACTCAGCCGCCTTAATAGTGTCTTGGCCCAgag ACTTCCTCAGgaacagacagagaagaaggaCCAGTCTGCCGTCCCCACCTCCAACTCTCAGAACACGACTACAGGCGAACCGGAGACCAAGCAGAGACGCAA GTCCTATCTGACACCTGTGCGAGATGAGGAGGCAGAGGCACAAAGGAAAGCTCGCTCCCGGCACGCACGGCAGTCTCGTCGCTCCACTCAG GGGGTGACACTAACAGATCTTCAGGAGGCTGAGAAGACCATGAATACCATGAAGATGGAGAacaaagggagagaaaaggaggaggaagagaaggaaaaagagaaggaagcAAAACCTAAGAAGGGAGAGGAAGGG GAAGTGAGCTGGAGGTCTCGTATTGCCAGTCTGCAGAAGTCAGACCTGCTGGGCCTCACGCAGCCCGCTGGCACCCCGCGGACTCAGACCTCTGACAGGAAAG ATGTTGAGGCCAGCACAGGGGAGAGTGAGACAGAGCGATGGGCCCGGGAGCGCAGGGAGAGGAGACAAGCTCGGGCCAGAAGAAAGGCACAGAGGACCGGGGAG AGTGATGACAATGATCCCAGTGGAGAGGAAGAGTTCTCAGGCAGCAGGCTGGAtccacag TCAGACCAGCACTTGAGATCCAG gTCGCACATATCCTGTAACGACCGTACCCAAGGAGGAGGCTCCGAGACCAAGGACTTTAAGAAG ttgTTTGAGGAGGTGTCCAGAGAAAACAGCCAGCTCCAGTCTCAGCTGCAGGACACTCAGAGGATTGTCAATCAGACTAGGTTGGACCTGGAAAAGGCCACACAg AGACAGGAGCGCTTCAGTGACTGCTCAGCCCTGCTGGACCTGGAGAGAAAG GTTCTGGTTGACCTGAGAGCAGACAACCAGCGTCTTAAAGATGAAAATGGAGCACTGATCCGTGTCATCAGCAAACTCTCCAaatag
- the zmp:0000001167 gene encoding protein phosphatase 1 regulatory subunit 12A isoform X2, whose translation MAATDHSRSEAAKQRRQDQLQRWLGSETDQTGSEAREMSSGSGTRRARVRFAQGAVFMAACSAGDREEVAALLRQGADINHANIDGLTALHQACIDENAEMVQFLVENGSDVNTGDNEGWTPLHAAASCGFIQIVKYLIEHNAQVGAVNSEGELPLDVATEDQMERLLKAEIKKQGIDVDKARKEEERIMLQDAMAVLAGSGTLTPHPNTKATALHVAAAKGYIEVLKVLLQCGVDVDSRDIDGWTSLHAAAHWGQEEVCTLLADNMCDMGAVNNVGQTPLDVADENLVDTLEELQKKQNALRTEKEKQTPVIETSPQISMVPVRTRSKEKICLHEREKHPPPALQSSPAEDEEEEGQTAQSQSQSQAKASSSSSSEEESESESDAESEKAKNREIINNLNNKRNTTSLLPTSMSTSTATSQAKKQESSKPPATEAPGSWRTSLRKAGSSVTLGSAGLTDSSQDSSRPPESGLGMTRSASSPRLSTEADTKEPRLARVPPIPTRRLFSIPDSSPDNSNSWLSRSSSYTRRLHSQSGNDLTSSNPYLPHSSSYGKRLDDPTMTSASTGTSSTGLSRLNSVLAQRLPQEQTEKKDQSAVPTSNSQNTTTGEPETKQRRKSYLTPVRDEEAEAQRKARSRHARQSRRSTQGVTLTDLQEAEKTMNTMKMENKGREKEEEEKEKEKEAKPKKGEEGEVSWRSRIASLQKSDLLGLTQPAGTPRTQTSDRKDVEASTGESETERWARERRERRQARARRKAQRTGESDDNDPSGEEEFSGSRLDPQSDQHLRSRSHISCNDRTQGGGSETKDFKKLFEEVSRENSQLQSQLQDTQRIVNQTRLDLEKATQRQERFSDCSALLDLERKDRRMLERRMAELEEELKVLVDLRADNQRLKDENGALIRVISKLSK comes from the exons ATGGCGGCCACTGACCATTCCCGGTCCGAAGCTGCCAAACAGCGACGGCAGGATCAGCTGCAGCGATGGCTGGGTTCGGAGACGGATCAGACGGGGTCGGAGGCCCGGGAAATGTCGAGCGGTTCCGGGACGCGGCGGGCGAGAGTCCGGTTCGCCCAAGGAGCTGTGTTTATGGCCGCCTGCTCCGCCGGAGACCGGGAGGAGGTGGCAGCGCTGCTCCGGCAGGGAGCTGACATCAACCACGCCAACATAGACGGACTGACAGCGCTTCATCAG GCCTGCATCGACGAAAACGCTGAGATGGTGCAGTTTCTGGTGGAGAACGGGAGCGATGTCAACACGGGGGACAACGAGGGCTGGACTCCTCTGCACGCTGCAGCCTCCTGCGGCTTCATCCAGATCGTTAA GTACCTGATAGAGCACAACGCTCAAGTCGGGGCAGTGAACAGTGAAGGAGAGCTTCCTCTGGATGTGGCCACTGAAGACCAAATGGAGCGACTGCTCAAAGCTGAAATCAAAAAACAAG GAATAGACGTGGACAAGGCtcgaaaggaggaggagaggatcaTGCTTCAGGACGCCATGGCAGTGCTGGCAGGAAGTGGCACTCTCACACCTCACCCAAACACCAAGGCGACAGCTCTGCACGTCGCCGCTGCCAAGGGCTACATCGAAGTCCTGAA GGTGCTCTTGCAATGTGGGGTTGATGTGGACAGCAGGGACATCGATGGGTGGACGTCCCTGCACGCAGCAGCTCACTGGGGGCAAGAAGAAGTGTGCACCCTGCTTGCTGACAACATGTGCGACATGGGTGCCGTCAACAACGTG GGCCAAACACCTCTAGATGTTGCAGATGAGAACCTAGTGGACACTCTGGAGGAGCTACAGAAGAAACAGAACGCT CTACGCACCGAGAAGGAGAAACAGACTCCTGTTATTGAGACCAGCCCGCAAATTTCCATGGTACCGGTTCGCACACGCAG TAAGGAGAAAATCTGCCTTCATGAGCGGGAGAAGCATCCGCCTCCTGCCCTGCAGAGCAGCCCGGctgaggacgaggaggaggaaggccAGACGGCGCAGAGCCAGTCTCAAAGCCAGGCGAAAgcctccagcagctccagctcTGAGGAGGAGAGTGAATCTGAGAGTGACGCGGAGTCTG AGAAAGCGAAAAACCGAGAGATCATAAACAACTTGAACAACAAACGCAACACCACCAGCCTCCTTCCTACCTCCATGTCAACGAGTACTGCTACAAGCCAAGCTAAAAAG CAAGAATCAAGCAAGCCCCCAGCAACCGAGGCCCCGGGCTCCTGGAGAACGTCTCTGAGGAAGGCAGGCAGCTCGGTGACTCTGGGCTCAGCTGGACTGACTGACTCCAGCCAGGACTCCAGCAGGCCACCAGAGTCCGGTCTAGGCATGACCCGCTCTGCCTCCAGCCCCCGCCTCAGCACCGAGGCTGACACTAAG GAGCCAAGGCTCGCTCGGGTGCCGCCTATTCCAACACGGAGACTCTTCAGTATTCCAGACAGCAGCCCTGACAACTCCAACAG ttggTTAAGCCGTAGCTCCTCTTACACCCGGCGCCTTCATAGTCAATCAGGGAATGATCTCACTAGTTCCAACCCTTATTTGCCTCACAG CTCATCTTATGGAAAGAGACTGGATGACCCCACCATGACCTCAGCTAGCACAGGAACGAGCTCTACTGGACTCAGCCGCCTTAATAGTGTCTTGGCCCAgag ACTTCCTCAGgaacagacagagaagaaggaCCAGTCTGCCGTCCCCACCTCCAACTCTCAGAACACGACTACAGGCGAACCGGAGACCAAGCAGAGACGCAA GTCCTATCTGACACCTGTGCGAGATGAGGAGGCAGAGGCACAAAGGAAAGCTCGCTCCCGGCACGCACGGCAGTCTCGTCGCTCCACTCAG GGGGTGACACTAACAGATCTTCAGGAGGCTGAGAAGACCATGAATACCATGAAGATGGAGAacaaagggagagaaaaggaggaggaagagaaggaaaaagagaaggaagcAAAACCTAAGAAGGGAGAGGAAGGG GAAGTGAGCTGGAGGTCTCGTATTGCCAGTCTGCAGAAGTCAGACCTGCTGGGCCTCACGCAGCCCGCTGGCACCCCGCGGACTCAGACCTCTGACAGGAAAG ATGTTGAGGCCAGCACAGGGGAGAGTGAGACAGAGCGATGGGCCCGGGAGCGCAGGGAGAGGAGACAAGCTCGGGCCAGAAGAAAGGCACAGAGGACCGGGGAG AGTGATGACAATGATCCCAGTGGAGAGGAAGAGTTCTCAGGCAGCAGGCTGGAtccacag TCAGACCAGCACTTGAGATCCAG gTCGCACATATCCTGTAACGACCGTACCCAAGGAGGAGGCTCCGAGACCAAGGACTTTAAGAAG ttgTTTGAGGAGGTGTCCAGAGAAAACAGCCAGCTCCAGTCTCAGCTGCAGGACACTCAGAGGATTGTCAATCAGACTAGGTTGGACCTGGAAAAGGCCACACAg AGACAGGAGCGCTTCAGTGACTGCTCAGCCCTGCTGGACCTGGAGAGAAAG GACCGGAGGATGTTGGAGCGGCGTATggcagagctggaggaggagctgaag GTTCTGGTTGACCTGAGAGCAGACAACCAGCGTCTTAAAGATGAAAATGGAGCACTGATCCGTGTCATCAGCAAACTCTCCAaatag